A single genomic interval of Asterias amurensis chromosome 1, ASM3211899v1 harbors:
- the LOC139938673 gene encoding uncharacterized protein has product MLEQAKAQNIDVVGKIFHIANFAAAILDCHGGCLSIDDLDVHLYVPPGAIPEEQTQQVYIYVTGTSSVESHYFSTPFIHCGPPDTVFNKDVVLTMPHCVKDTSSCKFSLSKLSSGGSSELREGSDVITVVDNDSITFSINRFCRIRATASPVHGTILEKTMIACLFIREDSHSEDEITLRLRLVDDVQANVQEVKTEERRHRFYLADMVSPLIVRKNDQDVVAKISTCSESWEISEPESCQLKFNSEFIWPETAAVGAQGFPSGLIFAKRHRSPQKVPFKARMTVYQEDGSGSCNGVDFLVDATQRPTRGDHSFASSLRYTAAETSIVSRLTAKLGEQVLESNEEQTQTAKRSVEQRKTSLDVNSEVSQSVEESTTYSQPPTLTDSTLIEKKDFLKSFESMLEQAKAQSIDVVGKVFQIANFAAAILDCQGGCLSIDNLDVHLYVPPGAIPEEQTQQVYIYVTGTSSVESHYYSTPFVHCGPPDTVFDKDVVLTMPHCVKDTSSCKFSLSKLSSGGSSELREGSDVITVVDNDSITFSINRFCRNRATASPVDGTILKKTMIACLFIREDGHSEDEITLRLRLVDDVKVNVQEVKTEERNYGFHLADMKSSLTVLKNDLDVVAKISNCSESWEISEPESCQLKFNSEFIWPETAAVGAQGFPSGLIFAKRHRSPQKVPFKARMTVYQEDGSGSCNGVDFLVDATQRPTKGDHSFASSLRYTAAETSIVSRLTAKLGEQVLECNEEQTQTAKSVEQHKTSLDVNLEEIKSVEESTTYSKLPTLTDFTLIEKKDFLKSFESMLEQAKAQSIDVVGKVFQIANFAAAVLDCQGGCLSIDNLDVHLYVPPGAIPEEQTQQVYIYVTGTSSVESHYLSTPFVHCGPPDTVFNKDVVLTIPHCVKDTSTCKFSLAKLSLGGSSELSEGSDVITVVDNDSITFSVNHFCGFGATASPVDGTILKKTMIACLFIHEDSHSEDVVTLRLRLVDDVKVNVLEVKTEEGKHGFYSADVDSPLIVQKNNQDVVAKISNCNSSWELSEPESCQQKIHRDLLWRETEASRARAFPSAMFVAERRSGSRKVCFTARMTVLQEGSEVYGANFFVDANKERIQQPALDRETQIDRIKQMFLEQMANLQCTSVKPRLLEESIFNKLCDLFDDPNPLGNDWRNLATLLLNRSVSIGSINGKAGRERRSPTEVVFELFVGRQSGRTEEETRATLTGALIDMNRPDAEFAIVAIREH; this is encoded by the exons ATGTTGGAGCAAGCCAAAGCACAGAATATCGATGTCGTTGGTAAAATCTTCCACATCGCCAACTTTGCTGCCGCCATTTTGGACTGCCACGGTGGATGTCTGTCCATTGACGATTTAGACGTTCACTTATACGTCCCTCCTGGAGCAATACCTGAAGAACAAACGCAGCAAGTCTACATCTACGTCACCGGTACATCGTCAGTCGAAAGCCACTATTTCTCAACTCCATTTATCCACTGTGGACCGCCAGACACCGTCTTCAACAAAGATGTCGTCTTGACTATGCCACACTGCGTAAAGGATACGTCCTCATGCAAGTTTTCATTGTCTAAGTTGTCTTCGGGTGGTTCCAGCGAGCTTCGTGAAGGGTCGGACGTGATCACGGTTGTTGACAATGATTCCATAACGTTTTCGATAAATCGTTTCTGTCGGATTCGGGCTACAGCTTCACCTGTGCATGGAACCATCTTGGAGAAGACAATGATAGCATGCTTGTTCATCCGTGAAGACAGTCACTCTGAAGATGAGATAACACTTCGTCTTCGACTCGTTGATGACGTCCAAGCAAATGTTCAG GAAGTGAAAACAGAGGAGAGGAGACATAGGTTCTATTTGGCAGACATGGTCAGTCCTCTGATAGTTCGGAAGAACGACCAAGACGTGGTGGCAAAAATCTCAACTTGCAGCGAGTCCTGGGAAATATCTGAACCGGAATCTTGCCAACTG AAATTCAACAGTGAATTTATCTGGCCAGAAACCGCCGCAGTCGGTGCACAAGGATTTCCATCAGGGTTAATATTTGCTAAACGACACAGAAGCCCTCAGAAAGTTCCATTCAAAGCTCGAATGACAGTCTATCAAGAAGACGGCAGTGGGAGTTGCAATGGGGTCGACTTCTTAGTAGACGCAACGCAG CGACCAACTAGGGGCGACCATAGTTTCGCAAGCAGCTTGAGATACACAGCGGCAGAAACAAGTATTGTCTCACGACTTACAGCAAAACTTGGAGAACAGGTTTTAGAGAGTAATGAAGAGCAGACACAGACTGCAAAAAGGAGTGTCGAACAGCGCAAAACATCACTTGACGTGAACTCTGAAGTAAGTCAATCTGTAGAAGAGAGTACAACCTACAGCCAGCCACCCACTCTAACTGATTCTACTTTAATAGAGAAGAAAGATTTCCTCAAATCATTTGAATCCATGTTGGAGCAAGCCAAGGCACAGAGTATTGACGTAGTTGGTAAAGTCTTCCAAATCGCCAACTTTGCTGCCGCCATTTTGGACTGTCAAGGTGGATGTCTGTCCATTGACAATTTAGACGTTCACTTATACGTTCCTCCTGGAGCAATACCTGAAGAACAAACGCAACAAGTCTACATCTACGTCACCGGTACTTCGTCAGTTGAAAGCCATTATTACTCAACTCCATTCGTCCACTGTGGACCGCCAGACACCGTCTTCGACAAAGATGTCGTCTTGACTATGCCACACTGCGTAAAGGATACGTCCTCATGCAAGTTTTCATTGTCTAAGTTGTCTTCGGGTGGTTCCAGCGAACTTCGTGAAGGGTCGGACGTGATCACGGTTGTTGACAATGATTCCATAACGTTTTCGATAAATCGTTTCTGTCGGAATCGGGCTACAGCTTCACCTGTGGATGGGACCATCTTGAAGAAGACAATGATAGCATGCTTGTTCATCCGGGAAGACGGTCACTCTGAAGATGAGATAACACTTCGTCTTCGACTCGTTGATGACGTCAAGGTAAATGTTCAG GAAGTGAAAACAGAGGAGAGGAACTATGGTTTCCATTTGGCAGACATGAAAAGTTCTTTGACTGTTTTGAAGAACGACCTAGACGTGGTGGCAAAAATCTCAAACTGCAGCGAGTCCTGGGAAATATCTGAACCGGAGTCTTGCCAACTG AAATTCAACAGTGAATTTATCTGGCCAGAAACCGCCGCAGTCGGTGCACAAGGATTTCCATCAGGGTTAATATTTGCTAAACGACACAGAAGCCCTCAGAAAGTTCCATTCAAAGCTCGAATGACAGTCTATCAAGAAGACGGCAGTGGGAGTTGCAATGGGGTCGACTTCTTAGTAGACGCAACGCAG CGACCAACTAAGGGCGACCATAGTTTCGCAAGCAGCTTGAGATACACAGCGGCAGAAACAAGTATTGTCTCACGACTTACAGCAAAACTTGGAGAACAGGTTTTAGAGTGTAATGAAGAGCAGACACAGACTGCAAAAAGTGTCGAACAGCACAAAACATCACTTGACGTGAACCTCGAAGAAATTAAATCTGTAGAAGAGAGTACAACCTACAGCAAGCTACCCACTCTAACTGATTTTACTTTAATAGAGAAGAAAGATTTCCTCAAATCATTTGAATCCATGTTGGAGCAAGCCAAGGCACAGAGTATTGACGTAGTTGGTAAAGTCTTCCAAATCGCCAACTTTGCTGCCGCCGTTTTGGACTGTCAAGGTGGATGTCTGTCCATTGACAATTTAGACGTTCACTTATACGTTCCTCCTGGAGCAATACCTGAAGAACAAACGCAACAAGTCTACATCTACGTCACCGGTACTTCGTCAGTTGAAAGCCATTATTTATCAACTCCATTTGTCCACTGTGGACCGCCAGACACCGTCTTCAACAAAGATGTTGTATTGACTATTCCACATTGTGTAAAGGATACATCCACATGCAAGTTTTCATTGGCTAAACTGTCTTTAGGTGGTTCCAGCGAGCTTAGTGAAGGGTCGGATGTGATCACGGTTGTTGACAATGATTCCATAACGTTTTCAGTTAATCATTTTTGTGGATTTGGGGCTACAGCTTCACCTGTGGATGGAACCATCTTGAAGAAGACAATGATAGCATGCTTGTTCATCCACGAAGACAGTCACTCCGAAGATGTAGTAACACTTCGTCTTCGACTCGTTGATGACGTCAAGGTAAATGTTCTG GAAGTAAAGACAGAGGAGGGAAAGCATGGGTTCTATTCGGCAGACGTGGACAGTCCTCTGATAGTTCAGAAGAACAACCAAGACGTTGTGGCGAAAATCTCAAACTGCAACTCGTCCTGGGAATTATCTGAACCGGAATCTTGCCAACAG AAGATTCACCGTGACTTGTTATGGCGAGAAACCGAGGCATCACGTGCCCGAGCTTTTCCGTCCGCCATGTTTGTCGCTGAACGACGTTCGGGCTCTCGGAAAGTTTGCTTCACAGCTCGCATGACCGTCCTCCAAGAAGGCAGTGAGGTCTATGGGGCAAACTTCTTTGTCGATGCAAATAAG GAACGTATTCAACAACCGGCACTGGATCGAGAAACACAAATAGACCGGATAAAGCAAATGTTCTTAGAACAAATGGCGAACCTGCAATGCACCAGCGTTAAACCAAGACTACTCGAAGAGTCCATTTTTAATAAACTTTGTGATCTGTTTGATGATCCCAATCCTTTGGGAAACGACTGGCGTAACCTCGCTACACTACTGTTGAATCGCTCAGTAAGCATCGGCAGCATCAATGGTAAAGCAGGGCGAGAACGAAGAAGTCCCACAGAAGTCGTCTTTGAGTTATTCGTCGGAAGACAGTCAGGTAGGACAGAAGAAGAAACACGGGCTACACTGACGGGCGCCCTCATTGACATGAATCGCCCAGATGCTGAGTTTGCCATCGTTGCGATCAGGGAACATTGA